The following proteins come from a genomic window of Sorghum bicolor cultivar BTx623 chromosome 3, Sorghum_bicolor_NCBIv3, whole genome shotgun sequence:
- the LOC8054643 gene encoding phosphatidylinositol 4-kinase gamma 1 translates to MAIAVGHFHDLKPPAMRDRHYSLYSVALLDSPLLDRDHRHRDHGDAATAGGGHTGLSPRRRSQSSPCFTTVVAPAGSEHADRSGSEPRVEIVAGRHARGVRELIAEAATAIASGTRLVAAQNGLGGALLLEGSRAGEHVAVIKPLDDDAVTAVGSPPASGGGYESRTVLREVAAFLLDHDGFASVEPTALIRISRPATATTVASIQRFVAHEYDAGELGPSRFSVASVHRVGILDVRLLNIDRHAGNILVKNPASFQCTHGGSSSAPQPLDLVPIDHGLCLPEQLDDPYFEWLHWPQSSLPFTDDELEYMASLDPFKDAETLRAELPSLKEPAFRILTVCTIFLKRAAAAGLCLADIGDMMTREFTAQQEGLSTFEELCKQVHDSVHPRLLPSSFPVHPSPDGDGVDEGTTTVSGGRKHVSFGDLSFAEWASFLERFEQQLPAALEDKKRAGLGTSSSSSF, encoded by the coding sequence ATGGCAATCGCGGTCGGTCATTTCCACGACCTCAAGCCCCCTGCCATGCGGGACCGGCACTACAGCCTCTACTCCGTCGCGCTGCTCGACAGCCCGCTGCTCGACAGGGATCATCGTCATAGGGATCACGGCGACGCCGCCACCGCCGGAGGGGGCCACACGGGCCTGTCCCCGCGGCGCCGGAGCCAGTCCTCCCCGTGCTTCACGACCGTCGTCGCGCCTGCCGGCTCGGAGCACGCGGACCGGTCCGGGTCCGAGCCGCGCGTGGAGATCGTGGCGGGCCGCCACGCCCGCGGCGTGCGCGAGCTCATCGCGGAGGCCGCGACCGCGATCGCGTCCGGGACCCGGCTCGTCGCCGCGCAGAACGGCCTCGGCGGGGCGCTGCTGCTCGAAGGAAGCCGCGCTGGCGAGCACGTCGCGGTCATCAAGCCGCTCGACGACGACGCTGTGACCGCCGTGGGGTCGCCGCCGGCGAGCGGCGGTGGGTACGAGAGCAGGACCGTGCTGCGGGAGGTGGCCGCCTTCCTCCTCGACCACGACGGCTTCGCCAGCGTGGAGCCGACCGCGCTGATCAGGATCTCGCGCCCCGCGACGGCGACGACGGTGGCGTCGATCCAGCGCTTCGTGGCGCACGAGTACGACGCCGGCGAGCTGGGCCCGTCGCGGTTCTCGGTGGCTTCCGTGCACCGGGTCGGGATCCTCGACGTCCGCCTCCTCAACATCGACCGCCATGCCGGCAACATCCTCGTCAAGAATCCGGCGAGCTTCCAGTGCACCCACGGCGGCTCGTCCTCCGCGCCGCAGCCGCTCGACCTCGTGCCGATCGACCACGGCCTCTGCCTGCCGGAGCAGCTGGACGACCCGTACTTCGAGTGGCTGCACTGGCCGCAGTCCTCCCTGCCCTTCACCGACGACGAGCTGGAGTACATGGCGTCGCTGGACCCGTTCAAGGACGCCGAGACTCTCCGCGCGGAGCTGCCGTCCCTGAAGGAGCCCGCGTTCCGGATCCTCACCGTCTGCACCATCTTCCTGAAGCGCGCGGCCGCGGCAGGGCTCTGCCTCGCCGACATCGGCGACATGATGACCCGCGAGTTCACGGCTCAGCAGGAAGGGCTGAGCACATTCGAGGAGCTGTGCAAGCAAGTGCACGACTCCGTCCACCCACGTCTGCTGCCCTCCTCCTTCCCAGTACACCCCTCGCCCGACGGCGACGGCGTCGACGAGGGTACAACAACCGTCTCCGGCGGGCGGAAGCACGTGTCGTTCGGCGACCTGAGCTTCGCGGAGTGGGCGTCGTTCCTGGAGAGGTTCGAGCAGCAGCTGCCGGCGGCGCTCGAGGACAAGAAGCGCGCTGGGTTAgggacgtcgtcgtcgtcgtcgttctgA
- the LOC8054644 gene encoding RPII140-upstream gene protein: MPSSASPPAQPAAPPPPPPPASPAPPEEVEATAGSPSRASAVGTVNWGTATLVGVFAGLLYGGSREASASVSKDAEVMLKMGSTTDKREQYRLMRDAMEKRFIRVAKGSLVGGVRLGMFTATFFGIQNLLIDTRGVHDVFNIAAAGSATAAAFGLILPGSMMWRARNVMVGSALGAGICYPLGWVQLKLAEKANLEIANSKPSADLTEGKGNQTRVGAAIERLEGSLKK, encoded by the exons ATGCCCTCCTCGGCGTCTCCTCCTGCCCAGCCCGCGGCAccgccccctcctcctcctcccgcttCTCCTGCCCCTCCG GAGGAGGTGGAGGCGACTGCCGGTTCGCCTTCGAGGGCTTCGGCAGTGGGGACGGTGAACTGGGGAACGGCCACCCTCGTTGGGGTCTTCGCTGGGCTGCTATACGGCGGGAGCAGGGAGGCCTCCGCCTCCGTC AGTAAGGATGCCGAGGTGATGCTGAAGATGGGAAGCACCACTGACAAGCGTGAACAGTATAGATTGATGAGAGATGCCATGGAGAAAAGGTTCATCCGGGTTGCCAAAGGTTCACTAGTCGGGGGTGTTCGGCTGGGGATGTTTACTGCGACTTTCTTTGGCATACAGAACCTTCTTATCGATACTCGGGGAGTTCATGATGTATTCAATATTGCCGCAGCTGGATCTGCTACTGCAGCTGCTTTTGGGCTTATAT TGCCAGGCTCAATGATGTGGCGTGCGAGGAATGTAATGGTGGGATCTGCTCTTGGTGCTGGCATCTGCTATCCACTTG GTTGGGTACAGTTGAAGCTGGCAGAAAAGGCCAACTTGGAGATTGCAAATTCAAAACCATCAGCCGATTTGACAGAGGGAAAAGGAAATCAAACCCGTGTGGGTGCTGCTATCGAACGACTTGAGGGTAGTCTGAAGAAGTGA
- the LOC8054645 gene encoding BSD domain-containing protein 1 isoform X2: MNFFSSVFSAPAEEDGEEPRQEGEQEPAAQESGGGWIFGSLIDTLKEEIEEQRKVNESAAAAEAEEAHSGAEGEAGPGGGWIFGGLIKTLAEEIEAQRKEQEAIAAAAAAAAAEEEEELERGAEADAAAADEEGESSGGGWSFGGLIKTLAEEFEAQRNEHEAAAAAEEDGERGTDAEPAVADGEEGDQAGEGSDGGWSLGGLVKTFASRSESVLGGYRRDLEDLGSGLRLETAALRAAAARAASALPGALEAGASAASDRLESVGQAVDELGAAAAGLLSHANEALRSAEADGDDGDSAPRSSDASASGASWRASLPTKKYTRFEAQVLALRADPATFTEEPEDSEGFGRWSASFSIDDMKEQIEAVLHESPGLESFVERLVPSVVDYETFWSRYFFAVDKLKQAEDVRTKLVSRAMSKEEDEELSWDVDDDDDEDADTSDHKEGTNSMVDKKEEQTVEPVNCETEGSQKQEAAVENDSAEDKEVVVLAAAKDGNGESSVEALTSKTSDGTGREEKTEAGDSSKGVGFSVVAQPSVQEEDLSWEEIEDIGDEDEKNGPSQRSSSVSKVEDLRKRLNSVEDDDEDLSWDVDE, translated from the exons ATGAATTTCTTCAGCTCCGTCTTCTCCGCCCCTGCCGAGGAGGATGGCGAGGAGCCGCGGCAGGAGGGCGAGCAAGAGCCGGCGGCCCAAGAGTCCGGCGGAGGGTGGATTTTCGGCAGCCTGATCGATACGCTCAAGGAGGAGATTGAGGAGCAACGGAAAGTGAATGAgtcggccgccgccgcggaggcggaggaggcCCATAGTGGGGCCGAGGGAGAGGCTGGCCCCGGCGGCGGGTGGATCTTCGGCGGGCTGATCAAGACGCTCGCGGAGGAGATTGAGGCCCAGCGAAAAGAGCAGGAGGCCAttgcagccgcagccgcagccgccgctgcggaggaggaggaggag ctcgaGCGGGGAGCAGAGGCtgatgcggcggcggcggatgagGAGGGAGAATCTTCTGGCGGCGGGTGGAGCTTTGGCGGCCTGATCAAGACGCTCGCGGAGGAGTTTGAGGCGCAGCGCAATGAGCACGAAGCTGCCGccgcggcggaggaggacgGAGAGCGGGGAACCGATGCGGAACCGGCGGTGGCGGATGGGGAGGAGGGGGATCAGGCTGGGGAAGGCTCAGACGGCGGGTGGAGCTTGGGAGGCCTGGTGAAGACGTTTGCGTCGCGGTCGGAGTCGGTGCTGGGAGGCTACCGCCGCGACCTCGAGGACCTCGGCTCGGGGCTCCGCCTCGAGACGGCTGCGCTccgggccgccgccgcgcgcgccgccTCAGCTCTACCTGGCGCGCTGGAGGCCGGTGCGTCCGCCGCCTCCGACAGGCTCGAGTCCGTCGGTCAGGccgtcgacgagctcggtgccgccgccgccggcctccTGTCGCATGCCAACGAGGCCCTCCGGTCCGCCGAAGCCGACGGTGACGATGGTGACAGTGCCCCCCGCTCCTCCGATGCCTCTGCTTCTGGTGCCTCCTGGCGCGCCTCCTTGCCGACCAAGAAGTATACAAGGTTCGAGGCCCAGGTCTTGGCGCTGCGTGCTGACCCTGCCACGTTCACCGAGGAGCCTGAGGACTCTGAGGGCTTTGGTAGATGGAGTGCCTCGTTCTCCATCGACGATATGAAGGAACAGATAGAGGCGGTGCTCCATGAAAGCCCTGGATTGGAGAGCTTTGTGGAGAGGCTTGTGCCGTCAGTTGTGGATTACGAGACGTTCTGGTCCCGGTATTTCTTTGCAGTTGATAAGCTGAAGCAGGCAGAGGATGTCCGCACTAAACTCGTGAGcagggccatgtcaaaggaggAGGATGAAGAACTCAGCTGGGAtgtcgatgatgatgatgatgaagatgccgaTACCAGTGATCACAAAGAAGGCACAAACTCAATGGTAGATAAGAAAGAGGAGCAAACAGTGGAGCCTGTTAACTGTGAAACAGAGGGCAGTCAAAAACAAGAAGCAGCAGTTGAAAATGATTCAGCAGAAGATAAGGAGGTTGTTGTTTTGGCTGCAGCCAAGGATGGTAATGGTGAATCCAGTGTTGAAGCATTGACATCAAAGACAAGCGATGGGAcaggaagagaagagaagactgAAGCTGGTGACTCATCTAAGGGGGTtggtttttcagtggttgcacaACCATCAGTGCAGGAGGAAGATCTTAGCTGGGAGGAGATTGAGGACATCGGCGATGAAGATGAGAAGAATGGGCCTAGCCAACGGTCAAGCTCTGTCAGCAAAGTGGAGGATCTCCGAAAACGTCTTAATTCtgtagaagatgatgatgaggatcTAAGTTGGGACGTCGATGAGTAG
- the LOC8054645 gene encoding uncharacterized abhydrolase domain-containing protein DDB_G0269086 isoform X1, whose protein sequence is MNFFSSVFSAPAEEDGEEPRQEGEQEPAAQESGGGWIFGSLIDTLKEEIEEQRKVNESAAAAEAEEAHSGAEGEAGPGGGWIFGGLIKTLAEEIEAQRKEQEAIAAAAAAAAAEEEEEEEEEEEEEEELERGAEADAAAADEEGESSGGGWSFGGLIKTLAEEFEAQRNEHEAAAAAEEDGERGTDAEPAVADGEEGDQAGEGSDGGWSLGGLVKTFASRSESVLGGYRRDLEDLGSGLRLETAALRAAAARAASALPGALEAGASAASDRLESVGQAVDELGAAAAGLLSHANEALRSAEADGDDGDSAPRSSDASASGASWRASLPTKKYTRFEAQVLALRADPATFTEEPEDSEGFGRWSASFSIDDMKEQIEAVLHESPGLESFVERLVPSVVDYETFWSRYFFAVDKLKQAEDVRTKLVSRAMSKEEDEELSWDVDDDDDEDADTSDHKEGTNSMVDKKEEQTVEPVNCETEGSQKQEAAVENDSAEDKEVVVLAAAKDGNGESSVEALTSKTSDGTGREEKTEAGDSSKGVGFSVVAQPSVQEEDLSWEEIEDIGDEDEKNGPSQRSSSVSKVEDLRKRLNSVEDDDEDLSWDVDE, encoded by the coding sequence ATGAATTTCTTCAGCTCCGTCTTCTCCGCCCCTGCCGAGGAGGATGGCGAGGAGCCGCGGCAGGAGGGCGAGCAAGAGCCGGCGGCCCAAGAGTCCGGCGGAGGGTGGATTTTCGGCAGCCTGATCGATACGCTCAAGGAGGAGATTGAGGAGCAACGGAAAGTGAATGAgtcggccgccgccgcggaggcggaggaggcCCATAGTGGGGCCGAGGGAGAGGCTGGCCCCGGCGGCGGGTGGATCTTCGGCGGGCTGATCAAGACGCTCGCGGAGGAGATTGAGGCCCAGCGAAAAGAGCAGGAGGCCAttgcagccgcagccgcagccgccgctgcggaggaggaggaggaggaggaggaggaggaggaggaggaggaggagctcgaGCGGGGAGCAGAGGCtgatgcggcggcggcggatgagGAGGGAGAATCTTCTGGCGGCGGGTGGAGCTTTGGCGGCCTGATCAAGACGCTCGCGGAGGAGTTTGAGGCGCAGCGCAATGAGCACGAAGCTGCCGccgcggcggaggaggacgGAGAGCGGGGAACCGATGCGGAACCGGCGGTGGCGGATGGGGAGGAGGGGGATCAGGCTGGGGAAGGCTCAGACGGCGGGTGGAGCTTGGGAGGCCTGGTGAAGACGTTTGCGTCGCGGTCGGAGTCGGTGCTGGGAGGCTACCGCCGCGACCTCGAGGACCTCGGCTCGGGGCTCCGCCTCGAGACGGCTGCGCTccgggccgccgccgcgcgcgccgccTCAGCTCTACCTGGCGCGCTGGAGGCCGGTGCGTCCGCCGCCTCCGACAGGCTCGAGTCCGTCGGTCAGGccgtcgacgagctcggtgccgccgccgccggcctccTGTCGCATGCCAACGAGGCCCTCCGGTCCGCCGAAGCCGACGGTGACGATGGTGACAGTGCCCCCCGCTCCTCCGATGCCTCTGCTTCTGGTGCCTCCTGGCGCGCCTCCTTGCCGACCAAGAAGTATACAAGGTTCGAGGCCCAGGTCTTGGCGCTGCGTGCTGACCCTGCCACGTTCACCGAGGAGCCTGAGGACTCTGAGGGCTTTGGTAGATGGAGTGCCTCGTTCTCCATCGACGATATGAAGGAACAGATAGAGGCGGTGCTCCATGAAAGCCCTGGATTGGAGAGCTTTGTGGAGAGGCTTGTGCCGTCAGTTGTGGATTACGAGACGTTCTGGTCCCGGTATTTCTTTGCAGTTGATAAGCTGAAGCAGGCAGAGGATGTCCGCACTAAACTCGTGAGcagggccatgtcaaaggaggAGGATGAAGAACTCAGCTGGGAtgtcgatgatgatgatgatgaagatgccgaTACCAGTGATCACAAAGAAGGCACAAACTCAATGGTAGATAAGAAAGAGGAGCAAACAGTGGAGCCTGTTAACTGTGAAACAGAGGGCAGTCAAAAACAAGAAGCAGCAGTTGAAAATGATTCAGCAGAAGATAAGGAGGTTGTTGTTTTGGCTGCAGCCAAGGATGGTAATGGTGAATCCAGTGTTGAAGCATTGACATCAAAGACAAGCGATGGGAcaggaagagaagagaagactgAAGCTGGTGACTCATCTAAGGGGGTtggtttttcagtggttgcacaACCATCAGTGCAGGAGGAAGATCTTAGCTGGGAGGAGATTGAGGACATCGGCGATGAAGATGAGAAGAATGGGCCTAGCCAACGGTCAAGCTCTGTCAGCAAAGTGGAGGATCTCCGAAAACGTCTTAATTCtgtagaagatgatgatgaggatcTAAGTTGGGACGTCGATGAGTAG